A stretch of the Alnus glutinosa chromosome 6, dhAlnGlut1.1, whole genome shotgun sequence genome encodes the following:
- the LOC133870091 gene encoding protein At-4/1: MAATSYEEMDSLLSNFDNIFEDFKSGIAEIQSLKSNCNAELRRREALEITCDSLKRENERLTKLYTESLNNFAEQLERRSRCHSLKEELRRVSDELLHQEDEHRKAIDLLKQDYVPKVGHLEAQIRGLMLEKATNEATINLLRQDLVAHKSHMQTLAKRFDRVHFDVESKYNLEIQDLKDCLLIEQEEKNELSKKLQELEKELLISRRKLVEQQRDMVSSRLVETLKLKIMKLRKENEILKRKLPCSEEG, translated from the exons ATGGCGGCAACCAGTTACGAAGAAATGGACTCTCTGCTCTCCAATTTCGATAACATCTTCGAG GATTTCAAGAGTGGCATTGCGGAGATCCAGTCGCTGAAATCGAACTGTAACGCTGAGTTGAGGAGGCGAGAAGCCCTTGAAATCACTTGCGACAGTCTCAAGCGAG AGAATGAGCGGCTGACCAAACTGTATACAGAATCTCTAAATAATTTTGCTGAGCAG CTTGAACGCCGTAGCAGATGCCATAGCCTGAAAGAAGAACTTAGGAGAGTGAGTGATGAACTTCTCCATCAAGAAGAT GAACATAGGAAGGCCATAGATTTGCTTAAGCAAGATTATGTGCCAAAGGTTGGACATTTAGAGGCTCAAATCAG GGGCCTTATGCTTGAAAAAGCAACAAATGAAGCAACCATAAATCTCCTCCGGCAAGATTTAGTAGCGCATAAAAGTCATATGCAGACTCTTGCAAAGAGGTTCGACCGTGTCCATTTTGATGTGGAGTCCAAAT ACAATCTTGAGATTCAGGATCTGAAGGACTGTCTGTTGATTGAACAGGAAGAGAAAAATGAGTTGAGTAAGAAACTCCAAGAACTGGAGAAGGAAT TGCTGATTAGCAGAAGAAAGCTGGTTGAACAGCAAAGGGATATGGTTTCAAGTCGGCTTGTTGAAACACTTAAACTGAAGATCATGAAACTGAGAAAGGAGAACGAGATTCTTAAGAGGAAGCTTCCTTGCTCAGAAGAGGGCTAG